GCTCCGCTACGCGCCCGCCAGGTCCCAAGATGTCCGCCACGCCGCTCATACGGGCGGATTGTAACAGAGCGCTCCGATGGCCGGTGGAGCGCCGCGAACATGATTGTGCGCCGCACCAAGCCCAGGGAAGGCCCTCGAAGTCTCTGCCATCGGCTATATCGATGGTGGCCTTCCCTGGGCTTTTGACGACCACCGCCTTTGGTTTCGCGCCGCTCAAGCTGAACAAACCGTGGCGATTATGCCGATATTGCGCCAGGCGTATTGCGCTTACACGGTCCGAGGGTTTCGCCATGTTCACCAAACTCCCAACATTTGCCCTCTCCGCGCTGATGGCGATGGCTCTCGGGGGAGAAAGCCGCGGCGAAGTGCCGCGGCAACAGGCGGAACGGACGATTGTGGCAGGTTCCGCGAACGCCAAGACGGTGCCGGTGGTCACCGCGCTGGCTCTGAGCCCGGACGGATCGATGTTGGCCTCCGGCGGCGACGACCACGTGGTGCGCGTCTGGAACTTAGTTGACGGAAAACTGGCCGCGGAACTGAGCGGGCACGACGATTGGGTCCGCGCGGTGAGTTTTCATCCGGGCGGCGAACAACTCGCCTCGGCCGGCAATGATCGGCGGATTCGCATCTGGGACCCGGCCGGAAAGAAGTTGTTGCGGACCTTACCCGCGCATTCACAGGCGATTTTCGCGATGGCCTATTCGCCATCGGGACAATGGCTGGCCGCGGCGGGCTTCGAAGCATCGGTCCGCATCTATGCGTCCGACACCGGGCGGTTGCTGTATGAATTGAAGGGGCCGAGCAACGATCATCGCGCGTTGGCCATCGCGCCGGACGGAACGACGTTGGCGGTCGGCGGACGGAACGGGCAGGTGCGGATTTGGAATGCGATCAACGGCGAAGTGATCCAGGACCTGGAAACCGACGGACGACGCATTAGCGCGTTGGCGTTTTCGGCGGACGGCGCATTACTGGCCGCTGGCGGCGAGGGCCAGGAGGTGTTTGTCTTCGATCACCAAACGGGCGGCGAACCGCGACGGATGACGACCAACTCGGGCCGCGTGCTGTCGCTGGCATTTTGCCAGGCTGAAACGCTGGCGATCGGCGATGCGGATAATGACGTGCATTTCTGGGATGTGAATTCGCTCGTGGAAACGGGTCGCGGCGTGAGCCATGAAGGCAGCGTGAGCGCCCTGGTCTATGACGCAGGCCGCGAGACGCTGATCTCCGGCAGCTACGACACAACGATCCGCTTTTGGGCCATGGCCAAGCAAAAAGACAGCGGCCTGGCCCGACAAGCGGAAGCGGAGCGGACGGAACGGTAAGAAGACGGCCGGGAAGAAACGCAGAGTCGGAATTCGGAATTGAGTAGAGGCCCTGTCAGGCAATCGTGCCTCGTTCAGCGTTCCTGCTGCCGAGTTCCCAGTGAACATGGAGGTTCCCTCGTGAGTTTGCTCTCTTTGGTGCGCCGTTGGATGCGACGGAGTTCGATCGCGGCTGCGCCTTTCGGCGATGGATACAAGCGCTGCCAACTCGAACCGCTCGAACGGCGCAGCCTGATGGCCGCCGACATTCACCTGGGCGCCGTGTACTTCGAGGAGGCCACGGGAGACGACTCTGCCGGCGACAAGATTGAGATCACGTTTCAAGGCGGCCAGCCCGGCACGCAGATGACGCAGATCGTCATCGACACCGACAAGGAAGGGAACGGCCTCAGCACGGGCGACCTGTTCTTCGATATCAAAACGGGCGGCCTTGGCGCGTTCAATTTCGCAGCATTACAGGTTCAGACTCCGCAGGGCTTCACGGTCATCGGCGACCCGCAGGTCGTGGACGGCGGCACCAAGTTGATCTTCAATCTCTCTGGCTTCGAAGCTGGCGAGAAGCTCGTGTTTACGATCGACGTCGACGAAGCACAATTCGTCAGCGGCAGTACGATCGACGTCAACTCGCTCGTCGAGGGCGGCGAGTTTCAGCGTTCAAAATTGACGGGCACGTTCACGGCCCCGCACTACTTCGACGCCACGGGAACGGGCGAATTCCGCGACGCGTACGACACCAACTTCTTAAATGCATCGCAAACCAACGGCACGCAGCTGAACTTGCCGCCGGATTCCTACATGCCGCCGGAACCCGGCGATCGTGAGGACCGGACGGCCGGCGCCGTGGTGTTG
This region of Planctomycetia bacterium genomic DNA includes:
- a CDS encoding WD40 repeat domain-containing protein, with the translated sequence MFTKLPTFALSALMAMALGGESRGEVPRQQAERTIVAGSANAKTVPVVTALALSPDGSMLASGGDDHVVRVWNLVDGKLAAELSGHDDWVRAVSFHPGGEQLASAGNDRRIRIWDPAGKKLLRTLPAHSQAIFAMAYSPSGQWLAAAGFEASVRIYASDTGRLLYELKGPSNDHRALAIAPDGTTLAVGGRNGQVRIWNAINGEVIQDLETDGRRISALAFSADGALLAAGGEGQEVFVFDHQTGGEPRRMTTNSGRVLSLAFCQAETLAIGDADNDVHFWDVNSLVETGRGVSHEGSVSALVYDAGRETLISGSYDTTIRFWAMAKQKDSGLARQAEAERTER